In a single window of the Pseudomonadota bacterium genome:
- a CDS encoding XRE family transcriptional regulator, whose product MSDVDVGSTIKRLRQAAGITQAALAEGLVSAAYISLIESGRRVPSGELLDALLERLGAGRGQDAQDRDLLLKVVAATEVGDIASASALVAADPDASATPLRRLARALVDQRTRFYQRAQEEFLELADIFEHGTEEHLRAVRGACACARYTGWLERAISTAEHALRLPTPRSNPVLDDLRVTIRGSTATLLALRGDYAASLAMCRGTIEQATTPWARASALWVQSMTYESQGEDELAVMSAREALAHARAGNLPIAQAEIANAAAWLELRLGGGCPAAGRRHRQRRCCPRHPGGAARAY is encoded by the coding sequence GTGTCAGACGTTGATGTCGGTTCAACAATCAAGCGGTTGCGGCAAGCCGCAGGCATCACTCAGGCCGCACTCGCCGAGGGGCTTGTCAGCGCCGCCTACATCTCCCTGATTGAGAGCGGCCGGAGAGTCCCTTCCGGGGAACTGCTCGATGCCCTGCTCGAGCGGCTCGGCGCCGGGCGAGGACAGGACGCACAGGACCGTGACCTGCTGCTGAAAGTGGTGGCAGCCACGGAAGTCGGCGACATCGCTAGCGCGAGCGCCCTGGTTGCGGCCGACCCCGATGCCTCAGCAACGCCCCTGCGCCGACTTGCGCGCGCCCTGGTAGACCAGCGAACGCGCTTCTACCAGCGGGCTCAGGAAGAGTTCCTTGAACTCGCGGACATATTCGAGCACGGAACTGAGGAGCATCTTCGCGCGGTTCGCGGAGCCTGCGCCTGCGCGCGCTACACGGGCTGGCTCGAGCGCGCGATCTCGACGGCCGAACACGCCTTGCGCCTGCCCACACCGCGCAGCAACCCGGTGCTGGACGACCTGCGCGTCACCATTCGCGGGTCCACCGCGACTCTGCTTGCTCTGCGCGGCGACTACGCGGCGTCACTGGCCATGTGCCGCGGGACGATCGAGCAGGCAACCACACCGTGGGCGCGGGCGAGCGCCCTCTGGGTGCAATCGATGACATATGAGAGCCAGGGCGAGGACGAACTGGCAGTGATGTCCGCGCGCGAGGCACTAGCGCACGCGCGGGCAGGCAACCTCCCCATCGCCCAGGCCGAGATAGCCAACGCCGCTGCCTGGCTCGAGCTGCGGCTTGGTGGAGGATG